In a genomic window of Gigantopelta aegis isolate Gae_Host chromosome 9, Gae_host_genome, whole genome shotgun sequence:
- the LOC121381212 gene encoding probable serine carboxypeptidase CPVL isoform X1 — MIYIDNPVGTGFSFTAMDSGYANTEDDVARDLYSCLTQFFTVFPDYQKNDFYITGESYAGKYVPAISYKIHMENPSAKVKISYKGMAIGDGLCDPVTMMPKYADFMFNIGVLDENERDYFQKQTDLAVAKIKAGDYLAAFKYFDTLLNGDETPYPPYFQNVTGLNFYYNFLLAQAPPEFNYYGKFLARPEARRAIHVGNLKYNDGDKVEKHLLNDMMQSVKGKIATILDNYKVLVYNGQLDIIIAVPLTEAWLQTVPWSGLEQYKNATKLIWKLNPKDTDVAGYVRQVKNFYQVIVRGAGHILPYDQPARGMDMIQRFIENR; from the exons GTTGGAACTGGCTTTAGTTTCACTGCAATGGATTCTGGGTATGCCAATACTGAAGATGATGTTGCACGAGATCTGTACAG TTGTTTGACTCAGTTTTTCACTGTGTTTCCTGACTATCAGAAAAATGATTTCTACATTACAGGAGAA TCGTATGCTGGCAAATATGTCCCAGCCATATCTTACAAAATCCATATGGAGAACCCAAGTGCCAAAGTGAAAATCAGCTATAAGGGAATGGCTATTGGAGATGGTCTCTGTGACCCAGTTACA ATGATGCCTAAGTATGCTGATTTCATGTTTAATATTGGCGTGCTGGACGAGAATGAGAGAGACTACTTCCAGAAACAGACAGACCTGGCCGTCGCAAAGATCAAAGCTGGCGATTACCTGGCAGCATTTAAG TACTTTGACACACTCCTCAATGGGGATGAGACGCCCTATCCACCATACTTCCAGAATGTCACAGGACTGAATTTTTACTATAACTTCCTTTTAGCACAG gcACCACCTGAATTTAACTATTATGGCAAGTTTCTGGCCAGACCAGAAGCCCGTCGAGCGATCCATGTTGGAAACTTGAAGTACAACGATGGGGACAAAGTGGAAAAACATCTTCTGAATGACATGATGCAGTCAGTGAAAGGCAAAATCGCAACAATTCTTGACAATTACAAG GTTTTGGTCTACAATGGACAGCTGGATATCATCATCGCGGTGCCATTGACCGAGGCGTGGCTCCAGACAGTGCCGTGGTCGGGACTGGAGCAGTATAAAAACGCCACAAAGCTGATCTGGAAACTCAACCCAAAGGACACAGATGTTGCTGGCTACGTGAGACAAGTGAAAAATTTCTATCAG GTTATAGTTCGAGGAGCTGGACACATTCTTCCTTATGATCAGCCTGCGCGAGGAATGGATATGATACAGAGATTTATAGAGAACAGATAA
- the LOC121381135 gene encoding splicing factor 3A subunit 2-like: MDFQHRAGGKTGTGGVASASESNRDRRERLRQLALETIDLNKDPYFMKNHLGSYECKLCLTLHNNEGSYLAHTQGKKHQANLARRAAKEAKESPAQPAPEKTKVEIRKFVKIGRPGYKVTKQRDPETLQQSLLFQIDYPEIVEGLHPRYRFMAAYEQKVEPPDRRWQYLLFAAEPYETIAFKVPSREVDKDSKKLWNFWNRETKQFFLQFAFKVDAKSIMPDKMMPAPHHAPMPPKMPAPPRLPPPPGPPPGLGAPMPMPPRPPPPSGPPPLAPPPHRPPQMMPPGPPIPIPPGPPGQPISAPPPPPVLPPVPPSIAPPPVIPAPPVPPPPPPNPPS, from the exons ATGGATTTTCAGCATCGTGCTGGTGGTAAAACCGGCACTGGGGGCGTGGCCTCTGCCTCTGAAAGCAACCGTGATCGACGAGAGCGACTTCGACAGCTCGCCTTAGAAACTATCGACTTGAACAAG GATCCATATTTTATGAAGAATCACTTGGGCTCTTACGAATGTAAACTCTGTTTAACACTCCACAACAATGAGGGAAGTTACCTGGCTCACACACAAGGCAAGAAGCATCAAGCAAACTT AGCCAGACGAGCGGCCAAGGAGGCGAAGGAATCTCCCGCTCAGCCTGCTCCAGAGAAGACAAAAGTCGAGATCAGGAAGTTCGTTAAGATCGGTCGACCTGGTTACAAAG TGACGAAACAAAGGGATCCAGAAACATTACAGCAGAGCCTCTTGTTTCAG ATTGACTACCCTGAAATAGTTGAGGGACTACATCCAAGATACCGCTTCATGGCTGCGTATGAACAGAAGGTCGAGCCTCCAGACAGAAGGTGGCAGTATCTGCTGTTTGCTGCGGAACCGTACGAGACAATCGCATTTAAG GTTCCGAGTCGTGAAGTGGATAAAGATTCTAAAAAACTTTGGAATTTTTGGAACAGAGAAACAAAACAG TTTTTCCTGCAATTTGCTTTCAAAGTTGATGCCAAGAGTATCATGCCAGACAAAATGATGCCGGCACCACATCATGCACCCATGCCTCCCAAGATGCCAGCCCCTCCCagactgcccccacccccaggaCCACCTCCAGGCCTAGGGGCACCGATGCCCATGCCACCCAGGCCACCACCTCCATCAGGTCCTCCCCCACTGGCACCACCCCCACACCGACCTCCTCAAATGATGCCCCCAGGTCCTCCCATTCCCATACCTCCTGGACCACCAGGTCAGCCTATTTCTGCTCCTCCTCCACCACCGGTGTTACCACCGGTCCCTCCATCAATAGCACCTCCTCCAGTGATTCCTGCACCTCCAGtaccaccccctccccctccaaatCCACCCTCATAA
- the LOC121381212 gene encoding probable serine carboxypeptidase CPVL isoform X2, protein MIYIDNPVGTGFSFTAMDSGYANTEDDVARDLYSCLTQFFTVFPDYQKNDFYITGESYAGKYVPAISYKIHMENPSAKVKISYKGMAIGDGLCDPVTMMPKYADFMFNIGVLDENERDYFQKQTDLAVAKIKAGDYLAAFKYFNQLILGGNTSFTAHVTGLHDYYNFLRTQAPPEFNYYGKFLARPEARRAIHVGNLKYNDGDKVEKHLLNDMMQSVKGKIATILDNYKVLVYNGQLDIIIAVPLTEAWLQTVPWSGLEQYKNATKLIWKLNPKDTDVAGYVRQVKNFYQVIVRGAGHILPYDQPARGMDMIQRFIENR, encoded by the exons GTTGGAACTGGCTTTAGTTTCACTGCAATGGATTCTGGGTATGCCAATACTGAAGATGATGTTGCACGAGATCTGTACAG TTGTTTGACTCAGTTTTTCACTGTGTTTCCTGACTATCAGAAAAATGATTTCTACATTACAGGAGAA TCGTATGCTGGCAAATATGTCCCAGCCATATCTTACAAAATCCATATGGAGAACCCAAGTGCCAAAGTGAAAATCAGCTATAAGGGAATGGCTATTGGAGATGGTCTCTGTGACCCAGTTACA ATGATGCCTAAGTATGCTGATTTCATGTTTAATATTGGCGTGCTGGACGAGAATGAGAGAGACTACTTCCAGAAACAGACAGACCTGGCCGTCGCAAAGATCAAAGCTGGCGATTACCTGGCAGCATTTAAG tacTTTAATCAACTTATTCTAGGTGGAAACACGTCTTTTACAGCACATGTAACTGGTTTACACGACTACTATAACTTTCTTAGAACTCAG gcACCACCTGAATTTAACTATTATGGCAAGTTTCTGGCCAGACCAGAAGCCCGTCGAGCGATCCATGTTGGAAACTTGAAGTACAACGATGGGGACAAAGTGGAAAAACATCTTCTGAATGACATGATGCAGTCAGTGAAAGGCAAAATCGCAACAATTCTTGACAATTACAAG GTTTTGGTCTACAATGGACAGCTGGATATCATCATCGCGGTGCCATTGACCGAGGCGTGGCTCCAGACAGTGCCGTGGTCGGGACTGGAGCAGTATAAAAACGCCACAAAGCTGATCTGGAAACTCAACCCAAAGGACACAGATGTTGCTGGCTACGTGAGACAAGTGAAAAATTTCTATCAG GTTATAGTTCGAGGAGCTGGACACATTCTTCCTTATGATCAGCCTGCGCGAGGAATGGATATGATACAGAGATTTATAGAGAACAGATAA